One genomic window of Garra rufa chromosome 2, GarRuf1.0, whole genome shotgun sequence includes the following:
- the LOC141325566 gene encoding F-box only protein 28-like, translating to MAAVVVSADGGVAPLDSDSLSPRLPSPAPEQPHQNNALLGLPIVAIETILNFLSYDEISLLRLVCKRMDMICQRMLNQGFLKVERYHSLCQKQVKAQLPRRESERRNHSLARHADILAAVETRLSLLNMTFMKYVDSNLCCFIPGKVIDEIYRVLRYVNSTRAPQRAHEVLQELRDISSMAMEYFDEKIVPILKKRLPGADLSGRLIGSAPGTTVI from the exons ATGGCGGCTGTTGTAGTGAGCGCTGATGGAGGAGTCGCGCCGCTGGATTCGGACTCGTTGTCGCCGCGGCTCCCCTCTCCAGCGCCGGAGCAGCCGCACCAGAACAACGCGCTGCTGGGACTCCCGATCGTGGCCATCGAGACCATCCTCAACTTCCTGTCGTACGACGAGATCAGTCTGCTGCGGCTG GTGTGTAAACGCATGGATATGATTTGTCAGCGCATGCTCAATCAAGGCTTCCTGAAAGTGGAGCGCTATCACAGTCTGTGCCAGAAACAGGTCAAAGCCCAGCTGCCGAG GAGGGAGTCGGAGCGGAGGAACCACTCGTTAGCGCGTCACGCAGACATCCTGGCGGCGGTGGAGACGCGCCTGTCGCTGCTGAACATGACCTTCATGAAATATGTGGATTCAAACCTCTGCTGCTTCATTCCTGGAAAG GTGATCGATGAGATTTATCGTGTTTTGCGGTATGTCAACTCCACACGCGCGCCGCAGAGAGCTCATGAGGTGTTGCAGGAGCTGAGAGACATATCCTCCATGGCCATGGAGTACTTCGACGAGAAGATCGTCCCCATCCTGAAGAAAAGGCTTCCCGGCGCAGATCTCTCCGGGCGACTGATCGGATCTGCTCCGGGTACGACTGTCATCTAA